CTCCCGTCGCCCCGGCCCGCGACCCGTCAGCCCGTCCCGACGACCGCTCCGGATCGCCCTCGGTCGGCGTCGGCTCCGCCCCGCCCATCAGGTCGGCCGCGCTGACGTCCGGGTCGGTGCTCGCGGGCTTCGACGCGGCGTCCGCCGGTTCCGGGGTCGGCTCCGCCGGTTCCGAGCCCACCTCGGGGCCATCGGAGACCGCCTCGGCGTCACCGCCGTCCGCCTCGCCCGCGAGCACCGAGAGGACGTGCCGTCTGTTCTCCTTGATCTGGTCCACGAGATCCTCGAAGAGCTGTCGCTCCTCCCTCGTGAGCCCCTCCTCGTCGGCGGGCATGTCGGCGGCGGCGAAGCTCGCGAGTTTCACGAGCTTGCCGACACGTCGCTCGTAGATCGCCTCGACCGTTCCTTCTGCGGTCTCGATCTCGTCGGTGAGCCGGCGCACCTCGGGGTCGGCGAACGGATCGGAGGAGGCCTCCGCAACCGTCGAGCGCTCCTCTCTGAGCCCCTCGATGTACTGGGCGACGTCGCCGTAGAAACTCGCCTCCAGGTGCTGGAGGCTGTCCTTTCGGCGCTCGGTGTCGCGGACCGACTGGAGGTCGTCGAGGTTCACCGCCCCACCTCGACGTCGGTTACGAACACCCGATACATACTCGCGAGCGATGTCTCGGACTCACTTAACTCTCCCGTCCACGGCTCGAACCCCCGCCGACTCCGGATCGGATCACCGCTCGCGTCCCTTCTCCGCCCAGCCGCGACACATGAGGAAGATCCCGACGTACTCCGGGACCGTCGAGTGGCCCTCGGACACCTCGTGGCGCTCCCCGCCGAGTTCGACGACCCGTGCCTCGTCGGTCTCGATCGCGATCTCGTGGCCGGTAAACGTGTCGGGGACGGCGTCTGCGAGCGGCGAGAACGCCTCCAGCGCCTCTCTGTCGAGTCGAACGACCGAGAGCCCGCTCCCGCCGTGGAGACTGCCCGGTAGCCGGATGAGCCGGTTCGTGTCGGTCGTCACGGGCTCGTCGATCGGGGCGTTCTCCGCCTTCACCGTCTCGGCCGCGACCTGCCTGACGATAGGGAAGAACGCGGGGTGGACGTCGACGTTACCCTCCTCGATCGCGGCCCGGTTCTCCGCCATCGCCCGCAGCGCCGCCCGTGCTCTTCCCTCGCCGACGGCGTCGAACTCCCTGAGCCGCTCGATCGCCCGATCCTCGCTCATCCCGCTCACCTCCTCGACGAGGGTCAGCACGCCCTCGTGGGCGCGACGGCTCCACCCGCCCCTGGTGTCGAGGCTCCGCTTCTCCGCGGGCGTCTTCCGTCCGAGCCCGGCGACGGTCTCGGTCGAGATCAACGCCTCCAGGTCGAGACCGATCCCCCGCACGTAGTCGACGATCTCGCGCCGGCCCTCGCGCTCGACCTCCCTGAAGCCCTCGTCCCTGACGTGAACGTGGTAACCACGGCCGCCGGAGAAGACGACGGTGAGGTCCGAAAAGCCGAGGTCGTCGTCGAGAAACGAGAGCAGTCTGTAGAGCGCGTCCTTGCAGGTCGCGAGCATCTCGGCGTAGCTGTCCTCGCCGAGTTCTACCCCCGGTAGGTGATCGGCGTCGAGGTCGAAGATCAGGTCCGATCCCCGCCAACCCTTCTCGTCCATCGAGTTCGCCCCGGGGTCGTCGTAGGTGCCCGTCGAGAAGTAGACGTGCCGGGGACGCTCGCGAGCGAGGAAGTCGTCGATCCGGCCGAGGTCGAGCACCGATCGGTGGCGGACCATCCTCGTACCGCCCTCGGAGAAGGGGATGTAGCCCCACTCGCGCTCGCTCGCCCCCGGCGGTGGCGTGATCTCCACCCTGCGGTAGTGGTCGCCGAAGCGTCCCCGCAGGTAGAGTCGCGTCCGCTCGTCCATTCGTCGCTCCTTCGACCGGAGTGGCTAAAGCGCCTGCGGTCAGCGGCGGATGAACTCCGAGAGCTTTCCACGGATGCCTCCGTCGCCGAGTCGCAGGTAGAAGGCGTCGCCGTCGTCCTCGTAGTAGCCGTCGATCCGCCTGACCATCTCGAAGCCCACGCGCTCGTAGAAGACGAGCGCCTCCTCGTTGGTCGTTCGGGCGTGACAGGTCACTCGGTCGTGTTCGTCCGCGACCGTCTCGACGAGCCGTCGGCCGAGGCCCTCGCCCCGGTAGTCGGGTGCGATGGCGAGAAAGAGGATGTAGCCGTCGCTTCGGGTGGCGACGAACCCTGCGAGGTCGCCGCCGACTCGGAGCAGGTGGACCGTCGAGCGGCGGTACGCCTCGTGGAAGAAGCCACGACGTTGTTTCAGGACGCCCTCCTCGGCGCGGATCCGCTCCTTCAGTCGCCACGCTTCCTCGACCTCCGCCGCGTCGCCCGGCCCGACGACCTGTAGATCGACGTTGACGCTCACTGCTAGGAAATTAGGTATGGCGAACGTTATAACTGCACCGGCGATGGTAACGGTGAACTCCCGGGCCGACGAACCGGACGCCGTGTACGAACTCAGGGCGCACACGGCCGACGTCGCGATCGAAGCCCGCGCCGGGAGCCGCGATACGGTCTTCGCCGCCGTCGCGGACGGCCTGACCGCCGCCCACTGCGAAGCGGTACCCGAGGCGGGCGAGCGTTTTTCCTTCGCTATCGCGGCGGAGAGCGAGGAGGCGTTGCTCTTCGACTACCTCGACGAACTGATCTACGAACGCGACGTCCGCGACGTGCTCCCGGCCGACCACGAGGTCCGGACCGAGGAGGCTGGTGGGGAGTGGCGACTGGAGGCGAGCGCGCGAGGTGTCCCGATCGGATCGATCGAGGCGCGCGAGATCAAGGCGGTCACCTACTCGGAGATGCGTCTCGAGGAGTGCGAGGAGGGATGGTACGCGTACGTGGTGTTCGACGTCTAGGCGACGTCGAGGCGGTCCATCACCAGCGTCGCCGAGATGCCGTGGAGGACGATCGAGAGCAGGACGACCAGTCCCACCGTCGCCCAGAGGAGGTCCGCGTCCGCGAACGCCGCCTGGTTGAGCCCGTAGGCGAGGTAGTAGAACGAGCCGATCCCCCGAATGCCGAAAAAGGAGATCGCGAGCCGTTCTGACCAGTCGCGGTCGAACCCGAGGAGGCCGACGACGCCCGCAATCGGTCGAACGAGGAGGAGGATCGCGACCGCGGCGAGGATCGCTCGATCGGTCAGCGGTCCCAGGAGACCGCCGACGATCGCGCCTCCGAAGAGCACCATGAGGATCGCCATCACCGTCTGTTCGGAGAGTTCGGCGATCTCGTGCAGCGACTGGTTGTACTCGTGCGAGCGTTCGTAGTTACGAATCGTCACGGCGGCGACGAAGACGGCGATGAAGCCATACCCGCCCGCGAGTTCGGTGAGCCCGTAGACGATCAGCGTCGCCCCCACCGCCTCGATCCCCTTGACGGACTGGCCGACCCTCGTCTCGGGCATCGTCGCGAAGACGAGGCGGGCGAGGACCCACCCGAGGAGGAGTCCGAAGGCTCCGCCCGCGACGATCCGGTAGACGACATCGATCAGGAGCCACTCGCCGAGCCAGTTTCCGGGGGAGAGTCCCACCAGCGCGATCGCGACCGCGAGGTTCGTAAACGGGAAGGCGAGGCCGTCGTTCAGCCCGGCCTCCGAAGTGAGCGCGAACGGGACCTCCAGTTCGCCGCCCTCACCCGGGTGTGATTCCTCCTCGCTGCTCTCGCCCGGCTCCTCTACCTGCACCTCGGAGGCGAGTACCGGATCGGTCGGGGCGATGACCGCGCCGAGGAGGATCGCCGTCGGAGCGAGGAGACCGACGAGCCACCAGCCGAGCAACGCTGCCCCTACGATCGAAAGCGGCATGGTGATTGCCAACAGGCGCCACGTCGAGGCCCACGCTCTGAGTCCTGGCGGTCGATCAATCTTCAACCCGACGGCCATCAGGGCGATGATGACGACGAACTCGGCGAGGCGCTCGGTCGCCTGGCCCTGTTCGAGCGGATCGGGCGCCGGGATCGTCAACGGGAGCGCGAAGACCACCATCCCGAACCCGACGTAGAAGATGGGCATCGAGATAGGCCGTTCCGAGACCAGCCGAGGCAACACAGCGACCGCGAGAAAGACGAGGCCGAAGACGACGAGGCCGACGTCGTACGTTTCGAGCGCCATCCCGAACTGGTACGGCGATCGGGCCGAAGTACGCTGGGCCGGCGAACGCAGAACCAACACCCTTCAGTCGTCGAGTCGATCGTCCGTCATGGACGGACCGACGACGCGACGCGGGCTCCTCTCTCGGGGTGGGCTGGCCGTACTCGCCACCATCTCGGTCGCGGGATGCACCGAAGAGATCGGCGAGGAGTTCCCCCCGAACGTCGAGGTTCCGGTTTCGGAGATAACTCCAGAGCTTCCGGTCACGGAGCGAACGGAGTTCCTCGAGGAGGGGATCACGGCCTTCGACGACGCCGAGATCGATGATCTCGATACATTCGCGGAGAAGCTGGTCGACTACGGCATCGAGGTCGAGTCGGTCAGAGAGGCACTCACCGCCGTCTCCGTCGAGTACGTCAACACCGACCTCCATCGCACCGGAAACCTCCAGGACATCGCTCCGATCGCGGGCGCGTACGCGGCGCTGATCGACTCGGGCTACGAATCCGAGTTCCTCGACGTGACGATCCTCGATCCAGCCTCCACTTCCTTCGGCGCGGCCGAAGTCGGGACGGACTTGGCCGAGCGGTACAACGACGGGGAACTGACCGCCACAGAGTACGGCGAGCTGGTCGCCTCGACGATCGACTCGAAACGTCACCCGCCCGAGGTCGGCGCATCGCCGGAGGAGTAAACCGGCGGCCCGCGTCGGAAAGCGAAACACAGAGGGGACCTCGCCGGGAACTCGGAGTAATACGTGCTGAGTGACGCAGCCGGGTGGCGCAATCGATGACGCTGGGTGGGATCGCGCTCGCGACCGACTTCGCGATCGTCGTCGTCGCAGCGACGCTGCTCGGCGTGCTCGCGCGGAAGACGAGACAGCCGGCGATCGTCGCCTACCTCCTCACGGGGATCGTCGTCGGCCCCGTCCTCCTGGGGATCGTCACCGAGGACGAACTGATCGAGATCATGGCCGAACTCGGCCTCGGCTTCCTCCTGTTCGTCCTCGGGATCGAGATGCGCTTCGAACGGATCAAACACATCCTCCGCTCGATCGTCAACATCGCCGTCGGCCAGACGGTCCTCCAGACCGCGCTCGCGCTCGCGGTCGCCTACGCGCTCGGTTTCCGCGAGATGGACGTGATCGTCATCGCGCTCGCGACGGTCTTCGGTGCGACCCCGGTGATCGTGAAACTGCTCGACGAGCAGGGCCAGATAAAGACCCTGCCGGGGAGGATCGACGTCGGGGTACTGATCGTCCAGGACATCTACCTCGTCGTCGTCCTCGCGCTGGTGGGCGCAGGCCTCACCGGACCGCCGGCCGAACTCGCGGTCGACGCCGCCGTGATCCTCGGCCTGCTCGTCGGCCTCGGCGTCGCCGCCTATCTCGCCTACCGGTACCTCCTCCCGCGGGTGATGCGCGTGGCCGCAGAGGACCACCACGTCCTGTTCATCGTCTGTATCGCGTGGGCGTTCGTCTTCATCTACGTCGCCGAGAGCCTCGACGTCACCGTCGAGGTCGGCGGCTTCCTCGCCGGGCTCAGCCTCGCACAGCTCCCCTACAGCACGGAGATCAAAGAGCGGATGCGCCCGGTCACCGACTTCTTCCTCGTCGTCTTCTTCGCCTCGATCGGCCTCCAGCTCACCGCCGACAACCTCCTCGCCTACTGGCAGGAGGCGCTCGTCGCGAGCGCGGTGATGATGGTCGGGAACTTCCTCATCATGTTCTACCTGATCGACCGCGAGCAGTTCACCCCGAAGACCTCGTTCATCGGATCGGTGAACATGGTGCAGGTGAGCGAGTTCTCGCTCGTCGTCGGGGCGCTCGCGGTCACCCAGGAGCTGATCGACGAGGACGTCCTCGGGTATCTGGGGCTGATGGCGCTCGTGACGATGTCGCTTTCGACCTACGTCATCGTCTACAACGAACGGCTCTACGAGCGGGCGAAGCCGTACCTCGAACGGTTCGAGAGCGAGGAGAAGTCCGACACCGACCTCGAGGTTCACGAGGACCACGCCGTCGTCGTCGGCTACGACGACCTCACCCGGGAGGCGCTCTCCGTGCTCTGTGAGCACTTCGAGGACGTGGTCGTCGTCGACCGCTCGCCGCGAAACGTCGAGGCGCTCTCTACGGCCGACGTCGAGTACGCCTACGGCGACTTCAAACACGGCGACGTCCGCACGGAGGCCGACCTCGCGAACGCCGCGTTCGTCCTCTCTGCCAGCCGGAACCCGGAGGTCGGGAGACGGATCGTCGAGGAGACCCCGGCGGAGGCGACCGTCCTCGTCTCGGCGACGACGGCGACGGACGCGGAGGTGCTCCTCGAGGAGGGGGCGACCTACGTGATCGTCGAGAACGCGCTCGCGGGCGAGGCACTCGCCGACCTCGTCACGGAGTTCCTGACCGACCGGGAGGCGTTCTCCGAGACCGTGAGGGAGCTGGCGAAGCGGATCGAGGGTGGTGAGTCCGGTGGCGATTGAGGTCATCGGGATGCTGGCGGCGATCTTCGCGACGTCGGCGGTCCTGTTGCTCCTCACGAGGCGGTACGCCCTCCCGGCGATACCGGTCTACCTCCTCTCGGGGGTTCTCGTCGGGGTACTGGCACTCGTCGAGGAGGGAGCGTTGTTGGATCTCGTCCAGTGGGGGATCGCCTTCCTCGTCTTCGTCTTCGGGATCTCGCTCGAGCCCGACGACCTCGGCGGGGTCGGCCGGGACGCGGGACTCGTCGCGGTCGTCCAACTGCTCGTCACCGGCGTCCTCGTCGGGGCCGTCGGCCTCGGGATCGGCCTCGGCGTCGAGGACGCCCTCCTGCTCGCGATCGCCGGCTCGCTCAGCTCCTCGCTCGTCAGCCTCGGACACTTAGAGCGGGAGGAACGGCCGCGGGTCACCCACGAACGGCTCGCCGGGACGATCCACTTCCTCGAGGACGTCCTCGCGGTCCTCGTGTTGCTCGTCCTCAGCGCATTCGTCTACTCGCCCGAACCGGCGCCGGTGCAGGTCGTCGGTGGGATAGGACTCCTCCTCGGCGGCTACCTCTTCCGACGAGTGCTCTTCGACCGGGTCTCGGCGCTGATCGAGGACCCGGAGTTGCTGTTACTGGCGGGGATCTCGCTGCTCGTCGGCTTCATCGCGGCGAGCGAAGCACTCGGGATCTCGATCGTCGTCGGGGCGTTCGCCGCCGGCCTCGCCGTCTCCCGGGAGTACCCGCTCTCGATCGAGGTGATCGACGCGATCGAGGACCTCGAGGACTTCTTCTCGCCGATCTTCTTCGTCACGCTCGGTGCGCTCGTCTCCGTCCCCTCGGCCGAGACGCTCGGTCTCGCGCTGATCGTCGTCCTCGCCGTCCTGATCGTGAACCCGCTGGTCACCGCGTTCGTCGCGATTCGCCGGGGCTACGACCGCCGGGCGGCGACGCTCACAGGCCTCAGCCTCGATCAGGTGAGCGAGTTCTCGCTGATCGTCGCGATCACAGCGCTGGGCGTCGGCGCGCTCCTCCCGGCGCTGTTCGACGCGATCGTCCTCGCCGCGATCGTCACGATGGTCGTCTCGGCCTACACCCGGCGGTACGACGAGGCGATCCACCTCGCGCTCACCGACCGGGGGCTGTTCTCGGGCGGCCAGGCGCCGGTCACGGACCGGGCTCGCGTCGACGACGACCTCACCGATCACGTCGTGATCGTCGGTTTCGGCCTCGAGGGCCAGCGGGTCGCCGAGGCGTGCGTCTCGGCCGACCGGCCGTTCGTCGTGGTAGAGCGCGACCGCTCGCTCGTCGAGCGCTTCGACGAGCGGGTCGATCGGTACGTCGTCGGTAACGTCACCGATCGAGAGGTTTGGGAGGCGGCTCGGCTCTCGGAGGCTCGTCTGATCGTCTCGACCGTGATCGAGGAGGGACGCTCCGCGAGACTGCTCGACCTCGATCCCGAGGCGGAGGTCGTCGTCAGGGCGCGAGACACCGCCACGGCTACGGCGCTGCTCGACCGGGGAGCGCTCGTCGTGACGGTGCCCGACGTCCTCGCTGGGAGACGCCTCGCGGAGGACATCGAACGTCTCGTCGAGGACGACGCGTACCGTGAGACGCTCCGGGAGCGAAACCAGGCCGAGGTCGACCGCCTGCGTGCGGGCACGCCCGAGGAGTGAGTTCCCGACGAAACCTATTCCCGCCCGCGCGGTCGATCCCCAGGTATGAGAACCTACACCGCCGGCGGGATCACGTTGGAGCGGGTTCGTGAGAACGTCTGGGAGATCCCACGGGAGGGGGAGATGCGCGTCCCGGCCAGAGTGCTCGCGAGCGAGGCGCTCCTGGAGGAGATCTCCGAGGACAAGACGCTCTCGCAGCTGAAGAACTCCACGCAGCTCCCGGGAATCACGAGCCACGCGATCTGCATGCCCGACGGCCACCAGGGCTACGGCTTTCCCGTCGGAGGAGTCGGCGCGATGGACGCCGAGACGGGCTGTCTCTCGCCCGGCGCGGTCGGCTACGACATCAACTGCGGGGTGCGGATGGTCCGGACGAACCTCACCTACGAGGACGTCGAGGGACGGGAGGAGGAGCTGGTGAACGCGCTGTTCGACGCGATCCCCTCCGGACTCGGCGGCGGCGGCGTCGTCGAGAGCGGTATCGAGACAGTGAACGCGGTGCTCGAAGAGGGCGTCGAGTGGGCCGTCCGCGAGGGCTACGCCACCGAGGGCGATCTCGCGCGGTGTGAGGACGAAGGCCGGCGGCCGGACGCCGACCCCGACGCCATCTCCCAGAAGGCGAAGGACCGGGGGAAGAACCAGTTGGGGAGCCTCGGGAGCGGGAACCACTTCCTCGAGGTCCAGCGGGTGACCGACGTCTTCGACGCCGAGATCGCGGAGGCGTACGGCCTGCGCGAGGAGGGTGTCGTCGTGCTGATCCACTGCGGGAGCCGCGGGCTCGGCCACCAGACGTGTAACGACTACCTCCGGCGGATCGAGCGCGAGCACGGCGACTTACTCGCCTCGTTGCCCGACAAGGAACTCGCCGCCGCACCCGCCGGCTCCGACCTCGCGGAGGCGTACTACGGCGCGATGTGTGCCGCGATCAACTTCGCGTGGGTGAACCGCCAGCTGATCACCCACGGGACGAGAGAGGTGTTCGAGCGGGTGTTCGACCGGTCGTGGGAGGACCTGGGGATGGAGCTGCTCTACGACGTCGCGCACAACATCGCGAAGAAGGAGGTCCACGAGGTCGGTTTGGATACCCGTGGGAACGCGGTACCGGCCGACCGCGCGGAGTCGTTCGAGGACCGCGAGCTCTACGTCCACCGGAAGGGTGCGACGCGGGCCTTTCCCGCCGGTCGCGAGGAGGTCCCGAGGACCTACCGCGACGTCGGCCAGCCGGTGATCATCCCGGGGAGCATGGGCGCGGGCAGCTACGTGCTCTGTGGCGGCGAGCACTCGATGCGCGAGACGTTCGGCTCGACGGCCCACGGCGCGGGGAGGCTGATGAGTCGGACGCAGGCGAAACAGGAGTTCTGGGGCGGCGACGTGCAGGACGAGCTGCGGGGCCAGAAGGTGTACGTCAAGGCCCAGAGCGGTGCGACCGTGGCGGAGGAGGCCCCCGGGGTGTACAAGGATGTCGACGAAGTGGTGCGGGTGAGCGACGCCCTAGGCATCGGGGACAAAGTGGCGAGGACGTTCCCGGTCTGTAACATCAAGGGGTAGAGAGGTGAAGCCGTCGCCGTCTATTTCGACATCGGCGGGTAGCAGTCGCCGTCTGAGAGCTCGGAACGCGTATCGTGGACGGTGACTGTACGACTCGCCGTCGACCGCCGACGCGCTACACCCCGAGCCGGTCCGCGAGGTCCTCCGGGAGTCCGCCCTGGAGGTCGAACAGCTCGCGCACCTCCTCGTCGTCCAGTTCGAAGTCGAAGACGTCGACGTTCTCTCGGATGTGTCCAGGAGAAGACGACATCGGGATCGTCGAGACCATCGGCTGCTGGAGCAGCCACCGGATCGCCACCTGCGCGGCGCTCTTCCCGTATCGCTCCCCGATCGACTCCAGCACCTCGTCGCCGACGACGTCCCCGACCGCGAGCGGGCTATAGGCGGTCAGCATCACGCCCTCGTCGATACAGAACGCCAGGAGATCCCTCTGGGACTCGTAGGGGTGGTACTTCACCTGGTTCGTCAGGATCGGCGTCTCCGAGAGCTCCATCGCCTCCGCCGTCTCTCGGACCGAGAAGTTGCTGACGCCGACGTGTCTGACACTCCCCTCCTCCTGGAGCTCGTTCATCGCCCCGATCGTCTCCTCGTGGCTCACACGGTCGTTCGGCGCGTGGATCAACAGCAGATCGACGTACTCCGTCCCCAGGCGGTCGAGGCTCTCTCCCGTCGACTCCAGAACCGCGTCGTGATCGCGGTTTCCGTCCGCGAGTTTGGTGGTGACGAACAGCTCCTCGCGGTCGACGTCACTCTCCACGATCGCGTCGCCGACCGCGCCCTCGCTGCCGTAGATCTGCGCGGTGTCGATATGTCGGTAGCCGGACTCGAGCGCGGTCGAGACGGCGCGGTACTGCTCGTCGTACCCATCCATCCGGGCGGTGCCGAACCCCAGCGCCGGTACGTCCGTACCGTCGACGGTGACGTACTCCATGTCGAAGGGTAGCGACGGCGGGGTGCAAAAGCGACGGGCACGCGTCAGCGGCACGGAGGATCGCTCGACCGTGGTCGCGGGAACCGAGGGGACCCGATCGCCCCATCGCGACGATTTATACCGGTGGGAAGATCAGAGGGCCACGATGGACGGTGACGACCGGTCGATCGCCCGCTTCACGGCGCTGAGCCACGCGACGTTCCACGGCTACGAGCTCTCGATCCCCGTCTTCGTCGTGGTCTGGCTCGACACGTTCTCGGTGACCGCGGCGACGCTCGGTCTCGTTCTCGCCGCCGGCTTCGCACTCGTCGGCATCGGCGGGCCGCCCTGTGGCGTCCTCGCGGATCGCTACGGCTCGAAACGCCTCGTCCTCTGTTCGATCGGCGGGATGGGCCTCTCGTTCGCGCTCATCGCGCTCTCGCCGAACGTCCTCGTGCTGACGTTCGCGCTCGTTGTCTGGGGGGCGGCGGCGAGTCTCTACCACCCGGCAGGCCTCTCGCTGATCAGCCGGGGCGCGGAGGCCCGTGGAACCGTCCTCGGCTACCACGGCGCGGCCGGGAGCGTCGGCACCGCCCTCGGCCCGTCGCTCGCGCTCGGACTGCTCGTCGTCCTCGACTGGCGGTCCGTCGCGTTCGCCTTCGTCCTCCCCGCGCTGTTCGCGGTCGCGCTCGGCCTGTGGATCGACGTCGGGGAGGGAGACGTACGGGAGGGTGACGCCGGTACGACGGAGGCGACCGCCGACGGCGGCCACGTCCGATCGTTTCTCGACTCCTCTCGCTCGCTTCTCACCGGGAGTTTCCTCGTCGTCTTCGCGGTCGTGATGACCTACGGGATCTACTACCGGGGGCTGACCTCCTTCCTCCCGGACGTGCTCTCCCGTCTCGCGATCGCGGAACCGGTCGCCGTCGGCGGCGGGACGATCGACCCGGCGCAGGCGGTCTACGTCGGCCTGCTGCTCGTGGGTGTCCTCGGCCAGTACGCTGGCGGGCGACTGACCGACCGCGTCGCGAGCATCGAGCGCGCGCTCGTCGCGACCTTCCTCGTGCTCGCGCTCGCGTCGCTCGCGTTCGTTCCGGCCGCGGGAATGGGGATCGTCGCGCTCGCGGCGGTCTGTGCGGTCATCGGGTTCGCGATGTACGTCTTCGCGCCGATGGGGCAGGCGCTGATCGCGGAGACGGTCCCAGCGGACCTCCACGGCCTCTCCTACGGCTACACCTACTTCGGGACCTTCGGCGTCGGTGCGCTCGGCGCGTCGCTCGCGGGCGCGACGCTGACCTACGCGACCTGGCCGGCGCTGTTCGGACTGCTCACCGCGGTCGCGGTCGTCTGTGCGGCCATCGCGGGCTGGCTCGCGGTTCGACAGTGACCTCGTTCGGGTCGATCCCGGTTCTACCCCGTGAGGTCTGCGACGGTCTCGACGGGGATCTCCTCGCGGAGACACCCATCCCGAAGCGCGCGGTCCTCCGTGACTACCGCCAGTTCATCGCGCTCTGCGACTGCGAGGTACGCCGCGTCGTAGACCGTAAGTCCCACCCGGCGTGCGAGTTCGACCGCCCGCTCGAGATCGGTGGTGACCGCGCTCTCGATTCGCATCTCACGAGTGAGCTTGTCGAGGAGGGCAACGGCTTCGTCGACATCGTCGTCCGCGAGTCGATCCAGGGCGATCCCGATCTTCCAGACCGCGTTGGCCGTCTCGTAGATCGTGAGATCCAGGATGGCCTCGTCGAAAACGACGTCGATATCGACGGTCCTCCCCTCCGTTCCGACGAGGAGATCCACGAGCGCGCTTGCGTCGAACAGTCGGCCCGAAGCCACGGCTCAACGCTCCTCTCGCGTCTCTCTGACGGTATCGACGATCGAGTCGGTATCGACGTCCGTTCCGACGCGCTCTCTGAGCGCGGCGACGTCGCGCCGCAGTTGGTCCCGTCGGCGTTCGGTCAGCTCTGCGTCGAGCGCTTCGCGGATCACCTCGCTGACGTTGACGTCCTTCCGGTCGAGTTCCTCTTTCATCTCGTCGGGGATCTTCGCGGACACCGTCGCAGTCATACGTGAAAGTAGTATAGAGACGTATTACCAAGTCGTTTTCGGAGAACGTCCCGAGTCACGGTGTCGTCCCTTGACTCTCGGCCCACGATCAGCAGCTAGCCCTCTCCACACGCGAGGGGCGAACTGACCGCCGTGTGTAGCTTCGAACTGTCCACCGGAGGCCTACCGATTCCCTACACACTCGTGACCGTCCTAAAACACCCCTTCGTTAGAGCCACGCCCCGAGCAGGTTCCAGTAGGAGAGCAACCAGCAGAAGCCGACCGCCGACGCCACGACCAGCGTGTAGTGGAGCCGCGAGAGCACCCCCCAGTAGGACGCTCGCCACGACCGGACTACGTAGAGGGTGGCCCAGAGCGTCGTCAGCGCCGCCAGCACCGGGAGCACGAGCAGGAGCTGGAGGGTCGTCGGTGGCGACAGGAGCGTCCCCACCGGATCGGTCGCGAGGAGGACGACCACCCCCACGAGGAAGCCGAACAGGAACACCGCACCGGTGCCGGCGAGCCACCGTGCGATCCGCGGTCGCTCGGGCGGGGGCGGCCCGTCCCGGTAGCGACGACGGACCATCGCGAGCGGCCAGCCGACGA
This region of Halalkalicoccus sp. CGA53 genomic DNA includes:
- a CDS encoding cation:proton antiporter gives rise to the protein MAIEVIGMLAAIFATSAVLLLLTRRYALPAIPVYLLSGVLVGVLALVEEGALLDLVQWGIAFLVFVFGISLEPDDLGGVGRDAGLVAVVQLLVTGVLVGAVGLGIGLGVEDALLLAIAGSLSSSLVSLGHLEREERPRVTHERLAGTIHFLEDVLAVLVLLVLSAFVYSPEPAPVQVVGGIGLLLGGYLFRRVLFDRVSALIEDPELLLLAGISLLVGFIAASEALGISIVVGAFAAGLAVSREYPLSIEVIDAIEDLEDFFSPIFFVTLGALVSVPSAETLGLALIVVLAVLIVNPLVTAFVAIRRGYDRRAATLTGLSLDQVSEFSLIVAITALGVGALLPALFDAIVLAAIVTMVVSAYTRRYDEAIHLALTDRGLFSGGQAPVTDRARVDDDLTDHVVIVGFGLEGQRVAEACVSADRPFVVVERDRSLVERFDERVDRYVVGNVTDREVWEAARLSEARLIVSTVIEEGRSARLLDLDPEAEVVVRARDTATATALLDRGALVVTVPDVLAGRRLAEDIERLVEDDAYRETLRERNQAEVDRLRAGTPEE
- a CDS encoding RtcB family protein, encoding MRTYTAGGITLERVRENVWEIPREGEMRVPARVLASEALLEEISEDKTLSQLKNSTQLPGITSHAICMPDGHQGYGFPVGGVGAMDAETGCLSPGAVGYDINCGVRMVRTNLTYEDVEGREEELVNALFDAIPSGLGGGGVVESGIETVNAVLEEGVEWAVREGYATEGDLARCEDEGRRPDADPDAISQKAKDRGKNQLGSLGSGNHFLEVQRVTDVFDAEIAEAYGLREEGVVVLIHCGSRGLGHQTCNDYLRRIEREHGDLLASLPDKELAAAPAGSDLAEAYYGAMCAAINFAWVNRQLITHGTREVFERVFDRSWEDLGMELLYDVAHNIAKKEVHEVGLDTRGNAVPADRAESFEDRELYVHRKGATRAFPAGREEVPRTYRDVGQPVIIPGSMGAGSYVLCGGEHSMRETFGSTAHGAGRLMSRTQAKQEFWGGDVQDELRGQKVYVKAQSGATVAEEAPGVYKDVDEVVRVSDALGIGDKVARTFPVCNIKG
- a CDS encoding aldo/keto reductase produces the protein MEYVTVDGTDVPALGFGTARMDGYDEQYRAVSTALESGYRHIDTAQIYGSEGAVGDAIVESDVDREELFVTTKLADGNRDHDAVLESTGESLDRLGTEYVDLLLIHAPNDRVSHEETIGAMNELQEEGSVRHVGVSNFSVRETAEAMELSETPILTNQVKYHPYESQRDLLAFCIDEGVMLTAYSPLAVGDVVGDEVLESIGERYGKSAAQVAIRWLLQQPMVSTIPMSSSPGHIRENVDVFDFELDDEEVRELFDLQGGLPEDLADRLGV
- a CDS encoding MFS transporter, producing the protein MDGDDRSIARFTALSHATFHGYELSIPVFVVVWLDTFSVTAATLGLVLAAGFALVGIGGPPCGVLADRYGSKRLVLCSIGGMGLSFALIALSPNVLVLTFALVVWGAAASLYHPAGLSLISRGAEARGTVLGYHGAAGSVGTALGPSLALGLLVVLDWRSVAFAFVLPALFAVALGLWIDVGEGDVREGDAGTTEATADGGHVRSFLDSSRSLLTGSFLVVFAVVMTYGIYYRGLTSFLPDVLSRLAIAEPVAVGGGTIDPAQAVYVGLLLVGVLGQYAGGRLTDRVASIERALVATFLVLALASLAFVPAAGMGIVALAAVCAVIGFAMYVFAPMGQALIAETVPADLHGLSYGYTYFGTFGVGALGASLAGATLTYATWPALFGLLTAVAVVCAAIAGWLAVRQ
- a CDS encoding type II toxin-antitoxin system VapC family toxin, with product MASGRLFDASALVDLLVGTEGRTVDIDVVFDEAILDLTIYETANAVWKIGIALDRLADDDVDEAVALLDKLTREMRIESAVTTDLERAVELARRVGLTVYDAAYLAVAERDELAVVTEDRALRDGCLREEIPVETVADLTG